The genome window TGGGAGCACCTACAAAAACATTGATCCCAAGCTGGTTAAAGATGTTAATGGCTCTTTGGCCCATGCCGCCGGCTATGACATCTGTAGCTCCCTGCTGGTGGATCCATTTGGGAATAACCCCCGGCTGATGGGGTGGAGGTGTCAATGCCTCCTGATTTTCAATTGCTGAACCGTTCACATCAAATAGATGAAATTCCTGGCAATGGCCAAAATGCATGGCCAGCTTTCCCTGAGTTGTGGGTATAGCGATTTTTTTCATAGTTCTTTCGTTAAGTTTTTCTTGTTAAATAATTTCCGCAATCGGGGCATGTCAGTTCCCTGCAGGGTATTCCCGGTTGTGCTTCCACCCGGGTGTTGCACGTGGGGCATACACAGATTTTTTCCTCTGCTTCTCTCCAGCCACGCCCCCATCTTCCTTTCTTGCCGGCTTGCCATCCTTTTAGCGATTCGTTGATGTTCTCAACGTTTTCAGAACCACAGGATGTACAAACCGGTTGGTGACCC of Bacteroidales bacterium contains these proteins:
- a CDS encoding NifB/NifX family molybdenum-iron cluster-binding protein, producing the protein MKKIAIPTTQGKLAMHFGHCQEFHLFDVNGSAIENQEALTPPPHQPGVIPKWIHQQGATDVIAGGMGQRAINIFNQLGINVFVGAPSKDSRTIVEEFLNGSLETQANLCDH